One segment of Aquimarina sp. BL5 DNA contains the following:
- a CDS encoding exopolysaccharide biosynthesis polyprenyl glycosylphosphotransferase translates to MTSKKRGYSIFIKPIFLLVDLSILNILIFLLNIKSNPTLLFPIYISLSWILVSFVTRFYDTKRFEKVTQTLTSVIRQFLLFALVIYAFIGFFKQPDISRLGLAKYFSFSFLVITFFKYLLLFLLNKYRKNFGGNFRSVVVIGDNKKTNHLIKIFENRQEFGYKFQKKFCVRNDNFEIQKCFDYIVENEIDEIYCSIAELSNKQLRDVVNFTDNNLKVLKFIPDNKDIFTKKLVFNYYGYVPVLSFREIPLDDPINKFVKRSFDIVLALAVMVFILSWLTPLLFFLMQLESKGPVFFMQRRNGIDYGEFYCYKYRSMIPNTTGNQTIKGDDRVTKIGKFIRKTSIDELPQFINVLKGDMSVVGPRPHMVKHNEDFARKVDKFMVRHFVKPGISGLAQVSGFRGEIETDKDIVNRVKYDIFYIENWSLLLDIKIIFLTILNAIKGEEKAY, encoded by the coding sequence ATGACATCAAAAAAAAGAGGCTATTCAATTTTTATTAAACCAATATTTTTATTGGTGGATTTAAGTATACTGAATATTCTTATTTTTTTGCTGAATATTAAATCCAATCCAACATTATTATTTCCTATTTACATTTCATTAAGTTGGATACTAGTGTCATTTGTTACTAGGTTTTATGATACAAAACGATTTGAGAAAGTAACTCAGACTTTAACATCTGTTATTCGACAGTTTCTGCTTTTTGCATTAGTGATATATGCTTTTATTGGTTTTTTTAAGCAGCCAGATATTAGTAGGTTAGGATTAGCGAAATACTTCTCTTTTTCTTTTCTTGTCATAACTTTTTTCAAATATTTGCTTCTATTTCTATTAAATAAATATAGAAAGAACTTCGGCGGTAATTTTAGAAGTGTAGTAGTCATAGGAGATAATAAAAAAACAAATCATTTAATTAAGATATTTGAGAATAGACAAGAGTTTGGATATAAGTTTCAAAAAAAGTTTTGTGTTCGAAATGATAATTTTGAAATTCAAAAATGTTTTGATTATATAGTAGAAAATGAAATAGATGAAATTTATTGTTCAATTGCAGAATTATCGAACAAACAACTTCGGGATGTTGTAAATTTTACTGATAATAATCTAAAAGTGCTCAAGTTTATTCCCGACAATAAGGATATTTTTACAAAAAAGTTAGTTTTTAATTATTATGGGTATGTTCCAGTGCTATCTTTTAGAGAGATACCATTGGATGATCCAATAAATAAATTTGTTAAGAGAAGTTTCGATATTGTATTAGCATTAGCAGTTATGGTTTTTATACTTTCATGGCTAACACCATTATTGTTCTTTTTAATGCAATTAGAATCTAAAGGTCCAGTGTTCTTTATGCAAAGAAGAAATGGTATAGATTATGGAGAGTTTTATTGCTATAAATATAGGTCAATGATTCCTAATACTACTGGCAATCAAACGATAAAAGGGGATGATAGAGTCACTAAGATTGGGAAATTTATAAGGAAAACTAGTATAGATGAATTACCACAATTTATAAATGTGCTAAAAGGCGATATGTCTGTTGTAGGCCCCAGGCCACATATGGTAAAGCATAACGAGGATTTTGCACGTAAGGTAGATAAATTCATGGTGCGTCATTTTGTAAAACCTGGGATATCTGGACTAGCTCAAGTTAGTGGCTTTAGAGGAGAAATTGAAACGGATAAAGACATAGTAAATCGAGTAAAATATGATATTTTTTACATAGAAAATTGGTCTCTTCTTTTAGATATTAAAATCATATTTTTAACAATACTGAATGCTATAAAAGGTGAAGAAAAGGCATATTAA
- the rffA gene encoding dTDP-4-amino-4,6-dideoxygalactose transaminase, whose product MKIPFNRPFLTGKETKYIEDAISLGKISGNGVFTKKCQFFFENRYGFKKTLLTTSCTDALEMAAILLNIEQGDEVIVPSYTFVSSALAFARQGAKIIFADSRKDHPGIDENTIESLITTRTKAIVVVHYAGIACDMDIILDVAKKNNIYVVEDAAQAIDSFYKGKPLGSIGDLGTFSFHETKNVISGEGGMLAINNEKFIDRAEIIWEKGTNRSAFFKGEVDKYGWVDTGSSFLPSETIAAFLFAQLENLNAIQEKRIENWKQYYEGLSILKDKIRLPIIPFFATNNAHMFYVVARSEEERNSLIKYLKNKGIHSVFHYLSLHKSPYYLKNNTESYELPRSDHYTDCLVRLPMFYELKSSEIKTIINEVVTFYENRI is encoded by the coding sequence ATGAAAATACCATTTAATAGACCTTTTCTTACAGGAAAAGAAACTAAATATATAGAGGATGCTATCAGTTTAGGTAAAATCTCTGGTAATGGGGTTTTTACAAAAAAATGTCAATTTTTTTTTGAAAATCGCTACGGATTTAAGAAAACATTACTAACTACCTCCTGTACAGATGCGTTAGAGATGGCGGCAATTCTGCTTAATATCGAGCAAGGAGACGAAGTAATTGTGCCATCCTATACATTTGTCTCCTCTGCGCTTGCTTTTGCGCGACAGGGAGCCAAAATAATATTTGCAGATAGTAGAAAAGATCATCCAGGCATTGATGAAAACACAATTGAAAGTCTTATTACTACAAGAACTAAAGCAATCGTTGTAGTTCATTATGCTGGAATAGCCTGTGATATGGATATTATATTAGATGTTGCAAAAAAGAACAATATTTATGTTGTTGAAGACGCAGCTCAAGCAATAGATTCTTTTTACAAAGGAAAACCTCTTGGCAGTATAGGTGATTTGGGCACTTTTTCTTTTCATGAAACCAAAAATGTTATTTCTGGAGAAGGTGGGATGTTGGCTATTAACAATGAAAAATTTATTGATCGAGCAGAGATTATTTGGGAAAAAGGAACGAATAGATCTGCGTTTTTTAAAGGAGAAGTTGATAAATATGGATGGGTAGATACAGGGTCTTCTTTTTTACCATCAGAAACTATTGCTGCTTTCCTGTTTGCTCAGTTAGAAAACTTAAATGCTATTCAAGAAAAAAGAATAGAAAACTGGAAACAGTATTATGAAGGTTTATCTATTTTAAAAGACAAAATAAGATTACCTATTATTCCTTTTTTTGCAACAAATAATGCGCACATGTTTTATGTAGTTGCGCGTTCCGAAGAGGAAAGAAATTCACTGATAAAATATTTAAAAAATAAAGGGATACATAGTGTTTTTCATTATTTAAGTCTTCATAAAAGTCCATATTATTTGAAAAATAATACAGAAAGTTATGAACTACCAAGGTCCGATCATTATACAGATTGTCTAGTACGATTACCAATGTTTTATGAATTAAAAAGTTCGGAGATAAAAACAATTATAAATGAGGTAGTTACGTTTTATGAAAACAGAATATAA
- a CDS encoding MOP flippase family protein, with translation MNLKEQAVSGVKWTTLNSLTLALCSLLKISILARFLEKEDFGLMALIMFVMGFLNLFMDMGLSSAILYKQDIKKKEYSSLYWINIVFSMFLFITIYLISPFIGSFYNNPELVGLVRLMGISLILSSLGKQFKTILEKEFRFKSIALIEIVSAVLSLIIAVILAWHNYGIYALILSSLFQYFLINMLFLIIGLRNYGLLLHFVFLETKPFLKIGLFEVGGQIINYFNRDLDILIIGKFFGSELLGGYSLAKQLVYRPAQVLNPIFTKVASPILAKMQNDVKVLKTSYLKLLNIVSTINVPIYACLLIFAPIAVAILYGEDYENIIYLVRVLSVYMIFRAFGNPVGSLLIATGRTDIGFYWNLANFLIMPLIIFIGVQFSLETVTILITLSMIVLFIPSWYFLVYKLTNTSLQEYVKSLIPNFRIKEIRGYFK, from the coding sequence ATGAACTTAAAAGAACAAGCAGTTTCTGGTGTAAAGTGGACAACGTTAAATTCTCTAACACTTGCACTATGTTCATTACTTAAAATATCTATTCTTGCGCGTTTTTTGGAAAAAGAAGATTTTGGATTGATGGCTTTAATAATGTTCGTAATGGGATTTTTGAACTTGTTTATGGATATGGGATTGTCTTCTGCAATACTTTATAAACAAGACATAAAGAAAAAAGAATACTCAAGTCTGTATTGGATAAATATTGTTTTTAGTATGTTTCTTTTCATTACTATTTATTTAATAAGTCCTTTTATCGGAAGTTTTTATAACAACCCAGAATTAGTAGGTTTGGTAAGATTAATGGGGATTAGTCTTATATTATCTAGCCTTGGAAAACAATTTAAAACAATTCTTGAAAAAGAATTTCGGTTTAAAAGTATTGCATTGATTGAAATTGTTTCTGCAGTTTTATCCCTAATTATTGCTGTGATTTTGGCTTGGCATAATTATGGAATCTATGCGCTTATTTTATCTTCGTTATTTCAATATTTTTTAATTAATATGCTGTTTTTAATTATTGGATTAAGAAATTATGGATTATTATTACACTTTGTTTTTTTAGAAACCAAACCATTTTTAAAAATAGGTTTATTCGAAGTAGGAGGACAAATTATAAATTATTTTAACCGAGATTTAGATATTTTGATAATAGGGAAGTTTTTTGGTTCTGAATTACTTGGAGGATATAGTTTGGCAAAACAATTGGTTTATAGACCGGCACAAGTACTTAATCCTATTTTCACCAAAGTAGCTAGTCCAATTCTAGCAAAAATGCAAAACGATGTAAAAGTCCTAAAAACGAGTTATCTAAAACTTTTAAATATAGTATCAACTATTAATGTTCCTATTTATGCCTGTTTATTAATTTTTGCACCTATCGCAGTAGCTATTTTATATGGAGAAGATTACGAGAATATCATTTATTTGGTTCGGGTGCTTTCTGTTTATATGATTTTCCGTGCATTTGGTAATCCTGTTGGAAGCCTTCTGATAGCAACGGGAAGAACAGATATAGGTTTTTATTGGAATTTGGCAAACTTCTTAATTATGCCTTTGATAATCTTTATAGGTGTTCAGTTTTCATTAGAGACAGTAACAATATTAATTACATTGTCCATGATAGTCTTATTTATACCAAGCTGGTATTTTCTGGTATATAAACTCACAAATACTTCTTTGCAAGAATATGTAAAATCTTTGATCCCTAATTTCAGGATAAAAGAAATTAGAGGTTATTTTAAATGA
- a CDS encoding TDP-N-acetylfucosamine:lipid II N-acetylfucosaminyltransferase — MKTEYKILHIAPDEKFIKSANWQFEKVFPGQNSFIIFLGDRAKESNYVEPSENVEIVKLWQLNFSNFILKVKKYDLVVMHGLNFFQSKVIVNLGNSIKFLWLFWGGEIYDNPKAFKDLVIGKESQKKFLKVSFKDRIKNNFRPIYYSIFKNSILPENLILKAAKKVDNIGILHKEDFDFLKKSNVIHKNTNHIKMTYYPLEFIFKENKDILVKGEHILLGNSASITNNHIESFEYLSKLDITDHKIIAPLNYGNKEYGKKIANLGKAQFKDNFEALLDFMPLEDYNKLVRKCGFVIMNHYRQQAVGNILAMLWMGAKVFLDEQNSFYNYLKRIGIHVFSIPKDLIPENKTVFNKLTPDEVSTNRMILSNEIGIETLQKELKEQINTILT, encoded by the coding sequence ATGAAAACAGAATATAAAATCCTTCATATTGCACCAGATGAAAAATTTATAAAAAGTGCAAATTGGCAATTTGAAAAAGTATTTCCTGGTCAAAATAGTTTTATTATATTTTTGGGTGATAGAGCAAAGGAATCGAACTATGTAGAACCTTCCGAAAATGTTGAAATTGTTAAGTTGTGGCAACTTAATTTCTCAAACTTTATATTAAAAGTTAAAAAATATGATCTGGTAGTAATGCACGGTCTCAATTTTTTTCAAAGTAAAGTTATAGTAAACCTTGGAAATTCGATTAAATTTCTTTGGCTTTTTTGGGGAGGAGAGATCTATGATAATCCTAAGGCTTTTAAAGATTTAGTTATAGGTAAAGAATCACAAAAAAAATTCTTAAAAGTTTCTTTTAAGGATCGAATTAAAAATAATTTTAGGCCAATTTATTATTCCATTTTTAAGAATAGTATACTTCCAGAAAATTTAATTTTAAAAGCAGCTAAGAAAGTAGATAATATTGGGATTTTACATAAAGAAGATTTTGATTTTTTAAAAAAGAGTAATGTCATTCATAAAAATACAAATCATATAAAGATGACCTATTATCCTCTGGAATTTATTTTTAAAGAAAATAAAGATATTCTTGTAAAAGGAGAGCATATTTTGTTAGGCAACTCGGCGTCAATAACAAATAACCATATAGAATCATTTGAATACTTATCAAAATTAGATATTACTGATCATAAGATAATTGCTCCTCTTAATTATGGGAATAAGGAGTATGGAAAAAAAATTGCGAATTTAGGAAAAGCTCAATTCAAAGATAATTTTGAAGCATTACTAGATTTTATGCCTTTAGAAGATTACAATAAATTAGTTCGAAAATGTGGTTTTGTTATCATGAACCATTACCGACAACAAGCAGTAGGTAATATTCTAGCAATGCTATGGATGGGAGCAAAAGTTTTTTTGGATGAGCAAAATTCATTTTATAATTATCTTAAGCGCATCGGAATTCATGTTTTTTCTATTCCTAAGGATTTAATTCCAGAGAATAAAACAGTATTCAATAAATTGACACCAGATGAGGTATCTACTAATCGGATGATTTTATCGAATGAAATTGGAATTGAGACGCTACAAAAAGAATTAAAAGAGCAGATTAATACTATTCTTACATGA